The genomic region ttgacctaaaaagctatatacctttatatgtagaacagaaaagactagaggcatcaggcattgatgactacacagttgtttcctaagataaaatgaaaaaagatgaaacagattaatgcaatgatgaactatttatttttaacaaaaacaaataattgtgcaacagcagttgaaagagcagattctctccttcactccatgacgtatgacgtagctcacgtcgcaatagatttaaagggaaaggattgccgcaggtataggttgcattttctgaTACCCGATCCGTCtgttttgatgatatcggggccgATATTTGATCCAGATATTCGATCGATGCATCCCTAGCCACCATACTGAGCAGTCCCTCCAAGACGAGCCAAATAacgttgaaaaaaaaacagatttttcacgtataactgctttattcagtgtttttaccggtttaaatcctGCATCCaattgttttagagaggaagagacctctgtgttaTCAAAGGAAGAAAGTGAGttcacattagcaggtgctgggctagcggcccaTTTGCGATGATGATGCACAGCCTcgcaaaaacacagatttttttaaccgtcaactgctttattcagtgcttaAATCACCAAGGgtctcatttatgaaacaatgcataggatccaaactaaaaatgtacatacacacaaaagccaaaaatggcgtgcgcTAAAAAATACTTGACGATGTGTACGACCAGGCTTCCTGctcaccatctgcgtcaccaatttcctgtctccaaaatgttcataagcatgggtcaaagtttctcccatcaggTCTGTtattatagatcacaacttttatGTAGGCAGTGTACACCTCTTTCAGGACTCATTTTGTGCATAcgcagtgtttttaaatgagaccccaggtgcatttgttttggagatgaagagacctctgtggagaCTTGACtcctgataaaaaataaaaaaaaataccctcctgaacattaaacacaaaacaaatcctaactgggagttcatgcttggcagctgcaatctgcaatcctcaccactaggtgccactaaattccacacactgctcctttaaaggcTCACACTAGTagtttgcatgttttagccCATCCATTAAAATGTATTGATCTCCCACACCCCAGGTagtcattatttttcatttatttcacaaTGTTTTAatcaactttcttttttttttttttttagtcaaaaTGAACTAAAAGTTGTGGGAAAAAACCTAATTGGTGCATTCAGGGACACTCAGACATCTGTGTACAGTCCAGTACACTGTGCTTTATCCACCAGATGTTTCTAACTATCTTGCTATCATCAGGATAAAGCATGTGTACTGGGGAAGACATACATGTGCAACGTGTTTTAACTTTGATTAAAGAGTGGCTGCCAAACCTTATTACTCTAATTCAAAGAATCCTTTATCTTTGATTTTCTAACCAAGAGTTTTACAAACAATCCTTTAATTCCTACAGCTCCTTTGCCTCACTACGATCATGTAACTTTTATGTGACTTCTTCTCTTTTCATCCTCCCAGCTATGACATGGTCCATTATGGACACTCCAACCAGCTGCGACAGGCCAAGGCTATGGGAGATTACCTCATCGTTGGAGTACACACAGATAGTAAGGCTCAGAGCCATTGACTCATTTTCCCCTCCAACACTACAACTGCACATCTTCGGTGGAAACCCTGTCTTAAAAGTCTAGCTTATCTgtacatgacttttttttccccatcctTAATTCTAATACTCCTCCTAATACTCTTCATGCATGGTTCAGCCTGGAGCTGCTGGGTCTGGGGAGCCATGGCACCTGTAGCCTCTGTTTATGATCTTCAGTCCCATCATTACCAGGCAGACACCAGCTGTGCCCTGTACCCTTTGGAGGGGCTGTGGTGACACTAGTGCAGCGACTCAGGGTGATTGCATCTCGCCCTCCTATGGTACGCTGGAGCATTCTGACGTTAAGATAACTCAGAGTGACTTAGTAGTCAGGCCCAGCACAGATATCTGCTGAAGTGCAAATAAATTATCTCAGTGACGAGGGCGATGCTGCGTTCAGTGACTGTAAAAACTGCTTATCAGAATGTCACGCAAAGGGAGATTTCTGGCTCGCTGTTCTGTTTAGTCTCAGTTTATTTATGTGTCAACAGTATGGTTTCATCTGAgtgtacatgttttgtttttaaggtgAGATTGCGAAGCACAAGGGTCCGCCAGTCTTCACTCAGGCAGAAAGATACAAGATGGTGCGGGCCATAAAGTGGGTGGATGAGGTCGTGGAAGGAGCGCCTTACGTTACCACCCTCCAGACCCTCGACAAGTACAACTGTGATTTCTGTGTGCATGGAGGTACACTTCTATCACAACCTCATGTCCTTATTTAGATGCACAAACAGATTCATTGTCATAAGCTCTCAGTATAATGCTAGATTGCTGATTTTTTGTCGTTGCAGATGATATAACTCTAACAGTGGATGGGAAGGACACATATGAAGAGGTGAAGAAGTCAGGGCGGTACAGGTGAGTTAATATGCAGAAGATTGATAACAGTTTTgacaaaatgcatgtgtttctgaagttttttaattgtgttttatgCTGTTCCAGGGAGTGTAAGAGAACCCAGGGAGTTTCAACCACAGATCTGGTTGGCAGGATGCTACTGATGACCAAAGCACATCACAGCAACATTGTATGTGCAGCCTTATTCTCTCCAAATCTCAGTCTCAGTGCACAGCACAACCCTAATTCAATCCTCTCTTCTCTTTAGGATAGTTCAGACTATCAGCAGCACACAGACAACTTTGGAAAGGTAGGTACCAAACATATTCACAGATTATTTGAATGTCACGTAGTCAATATCAAATCCTCCGCTTATTaccaatgtgtttttaaagaggATCTATTacgctcattttcaggttcatactttaTTTGAGGTCTCTACTGTGGGTGCGTCCCGaatcgcatactttttctttctgcttttagtaggtactgcagctgcccttaaacaGTATgaactgttgcatgcagtatgcacacataCAGCGGGACATACCACTTTCTCATAACGttacgccctgaactttgacccccTTGCTTTTGCATCTGTTACCTCGGAGATAAGCAAACACCACTTACTGAGATTATCAGGGATGTAGATAAACCcacagagctctgctgttgttactttgcagtgtatgtagtttaactttaaagttatagctgcacagattgtagattctaacatattatatttgcaacagtgaaattacatctgcagttccCTGTCGTTTTCATTTTGTCCTATTGGTGTTTGTGGCATTTATTTTGGTAACTTAAACAATTGATgttcctattattactatttgacTGGTCATCGGTTTCTTGAATGCGCTGTCTTCCGTCATTgggacttctgacagctgtcaaacGGCAgtcatctgtttgcagctcagtcgatgtgacgtaTCGTTTGCTATGCAGAGGACTTCTgggcccagtctgctctgatcaGTCCGTTTTCCAGGGTCAGGGAATGACTATAATAGAGCACAGCGGCTCTTCCACTATGAAGTATCACCAACAATAGCTTCTAAACAAAAACGGATatattccagcaggaatatgatccaaaatcgaggataagttcacaacatcagcaaccgaatttacatgtttccctgaagttagcatgtagctacatgtagcagtgtaggctatgtaaacacttgcagaagcgtgcctggagcagatgaccatataaggAAATCTGGCACGCTATATCATATTGTagacaaaatagaaaaaaatgaaaggaaagcTGAGTTTTTTTCTACTTCTACATATGTTTACCTTATTATCTAGAACTTTGACCATGTTTAATTTGAACATCCCTCACTGTAACACTATATCTAAGACACAAGATATGTGAAAGCATAATAGTCCCCCTTTAAAGCTCAATTCTTGGTagtcttcttctccttcagcTTCCTCTTCCTTCACTGTTTTGTCATTCAAGTAGTCAAAGTTGCTAAGTGGGCCAGACGTCAACCATTATTAAACAAAGGCCTTTACTGTGTACCCACGTTATAATCAAGTTGCAGGCCTTGCCAGTAAAACAGTGAATGCCACTTCTGTTCCTGGATGGGTAAAGTAGCTCAGAGTCAACACGCTGGGGATTTGAATAGTGTGAAAGCAGCAGAGGGTCTCTCCACATTTGGACATTTAAGACTGGCAGAGTGATGCTGTTCATTTGGCGAGGGCTGAATACATGTGCTGGGGATTTGTGGGACAGCCTTGAGTTCGCTATGGAGCAAAGGGGACATTGCTGCTcacaccactaggtggcagtgATGCAGCGCTCTTGTCTCATGCACTCAACATACTCCAGTGATGATACTGAAGTGTATCTGTCTTATTGTTACGCTGTTTGTACTCATTGTGCCTGTTTCTGGATTATGGGGGTCGCATGGTCAGAAGGGCCACAGTCCCTGGACCGGGGTGTCTCAGTTCCTGCAGACTTCACAGAAGATCATCCAGTTTGCTTCAGGCCAGGAGCCTCAACCTGGAGACACTATCATCTATGTGGCAGGAGCTTTTGACCTCTTCCGTATCCTTTTAAACCCTCACTAAGAAAAGACTTGTGCGAATTATTTACAATTCTGTGAACTGCTGTTAAAGAATAGTCAACTTATCTGCCTATTCACCCTTAACTGGCCTCCTGTCAGACATTGGCCATGTGGACTTCCTGGAAGCAGTACATAAACTTGCAGAAAAGCCATACATTATAGTGGGGTTGCACTTTGATCAGGTGACTCTACTTGTGCTCTTATTCAGCCATGTGAGACAGTTGCTGCTTCCTCAAGTTGAGCATTGACATTTTACTTCACATTTCCTCTTTCTTCAAATTTACAGGAGGTGAACCGCTACAAAGGGAAAAACTACCCCATCATGAATGTCCACGAGAGAACCCTCAGCGTCCTGGCTTGTCGAGTAGGTTCCTCTTCTCGTTTTCTGTAGACTGTTAAAGAAGTGAACGTAGCCTCcaggtctgaaaagtgaagccagtgTGGAAGTGCTTTAAACCTGTACAAGTCTATGAGGAAATGACCCCACTTCTCATTTAATTTATTACCTCAGTGGACGTTTTCTAAATGAGTTTATTGTCTCAATcactagtttcaagtcttcttcaatTAAGCATGAggttcattttgtaaatgatGTTCCCATTTAGAGTGAAATAGATgataaagcagggtatgcttAAGGCATGGCTGCCCTGTGATTAATAGGTGGTTACCACGGAGCCCTGTCAATCAGGATAGAGGTGTAGCAGTGTGTATCCATGCCAGCTCCATCCTCTCGTCCAATATTGTCACCCCTCACTCTAAAAAAGCcgagatggcgacggccaaggTGCCACACAGTAGTCTGCAAACCAATGAGTCACATCACAGTGGCAACGTCCACTTCTTTTATGCAGTATGTGGTTCTACCGCCATCAACACAGTGCATTGCAAGTACTTATCTACTATTCATTTTGTGTGACTGATTACTGAATTTGTTGTGTTGCTTTTTCCCCTCAGTATGTGTCAGAAGTGGTGATCGGTGCACCCTTTGCAGTCACAAAAGATTTGCTGGACCATTTCAAGGTAAGTTTAGGCAATACAATTAACACTCACCATTAGATAATGATGTTCTTTGCAATAAAGAATCAATAAAGTAGCACAACTTTTTATTCACAGGTGGATCTTGTATGCCATGGAAAGACTGAAATATATCCTGACAAGGATGGATCCGACCCTTATGCTGTAAGACTCTAGGGGTGTTTTCACACGTGGTCTTTTTTAGCCCTCTTAACTGACTCTGACGAAACTGATCACTTTTTCGTGCATATGTGaaacactccaagagaactcagacccctctgaagcaGACCATACTCCAAAGCCACACCAAAGCACTCCAGGTttgctttgctctttgccactgtatttactttactttttactttatcacatgctgttgcacCGGGACGTTTGAAAGAAAAGACGAAACCACGCCGGCCTGTTGCACTTGCAAGGATGCAGAacgaggagtagtttggtccatgAAAGATACTGcatgtctccagatgtggaacgTAGAATAAATTAAAcggcaacagtctacagcacagaaatgCTAAGGCTTTCCTTATATGTTAATCTGAAAACGTGGGGCTTCATAACTGCACTGCAGTCCCAtgtcacagtaaaaacaaaaccatatCAATATGTATTATACATTGGCTATAGTGAACAAAAAGAGGACTGAGACCTCATCAGAGCTGAAgctgaccagaaagagaacggAGTCCTCATCAAGTAgactgacaatgtgaacacaaaaaggagtcccttttctgttggtccactttttggtgcacttaagaggactgagtttggtttgtttaaaaaggactatatgtgaaaacaccctaaatGCCGACacaaagctttttttaaaaaaaaaaaaacacctccatGAAATGCTGTAATCTGCAGAGATGCTGAATCACATTCATTTGGGTTGTTTTCTTCACCAGGAGCCGAGGAGGAAAGGAATCCTGCGCACTGTTGACAGTGGGAACAGCCTCACTACAGATGCCATTGTGCAAAGGATAATCAAAAACAGGTAAAAAGAAGGCAAAATTCCAGTCAacttctaaaaaaaacaacagcaacaaaggcTTGAGGGCAGAAATAGCCAATGTTATATTGGGCAAATCAGTATTTTTCTGACAGAaggatccagtgtgtagggGATTTACTGGCATCTAGCGGTAACTACGGGGCCCAGCGTGAAAACTTTGCCTTTGTCTGAAAGAATCTTGTAAGTGTTTACGTTAAAGAGGGTGCCTTTTGGCTCTCAACATTTTGATAGTAGACTAGTTAAACCCTctgggaaaatatattttcccacCTCAGACAAAAGGACTAATCATTATTATCCATTCTTTAAAACTAATAGTCGCTTTGGGTTCAATTCCGTCACAGACAGGATTTTAAAAGTTATTCAAGTAAATTTTTAACGTCCATTGTTTAATATCACTTATTCTaagtataattattatttttacatacCAAAACTTGACTGTTAATCTAACATCGGTCTTCATATTTTATCAAAAATATGCATCAATGTCTAATGTCGATCAGACTTTatattatttcttattttccAGTAAAATGTATACACAGTCCAACAAACATCAACCTCATATTTCctgttagcattaaaatattGGTTAAAAACTCATCAAGTGACAGAGGattttaccgggagccaaattatctgcagaggtttcttcctctccaaaacaaacagactaggtgattaaaaccggtaaaaacactgaataaagccgtTCCGCTGGGGTTGATCAGTTCAACAGTGGCCGACACGAACATGGGCCTatcttgagccagtgtttggttgtacgttctgggctactgtagaaacgtaGCGGTGTGACATGGCAACCTCGGGGAGagaacctgctccctatgtagatataaacggctaattcaggtaatgaaaacacagcaaatcCTTAGTTTTTAGgttattatacactaaagaaaacatacttatttaatttctgccagtatatcccccttgaatcctacacactggacctttaaaaatgaATCAGACATAATTTGTTTGCCTCTGTGATAAGTCATATATTATATTGAGACTTTCTCCATTTTCCTTGTTTCGATTCAGGTTGCTATTTGAAGCGAGGAACCAGAAGAAAGAGGCCAAAGAGATCGCTGTGATCCAGGCCATGAAGCgacaagaggaggaaaagacTAAAGAAAGAGCCCAGGCCGTGCTGTAGGAAAAGCCTTGACCGAGCACCGTAGACCACGTGTCAACATCAAACTGACAAGCTCAATGAATCTAGACTCATGTACAGGAAAATCAGCCCTTTTCTATGTGTTATGACACCCTCCACACACGATCCTGGTTAGTAACAGCAGTCCTTACAACAGCCCGTTTATGGCCAGGGCGCCGGCATAGTCTGCTGTGGGATCATCAGGTatacagcgtgtgtgtgtgtgcgtgtgcgtgcgtgtgtgtgtgtgggatctTCTGTGTATTAATATATTCGGCATATGCAAATACATGTTCATGTCAGTCAACAATCACTCATACAGATGTCTAACTAAGCAGTtatggacagaaaaaaaagttgaagcaAGGAAGATCTATTTTATGTCTTTGGAtatttttaattccttttattttttttgccttcaaaAATGAATTTTTAAGTGATTATATTATAGGATTTGGACATATGAAGGGCAAGTGTGGGGACCTGAGATGTTGTTGAGGCATTAAACTGTAACCAGGAAGTGATTTGATCAGTCATTTCCATGGGGTCATTGCTGCTTTCTGCCCAGCAATGGGTGTAGCCCCACAACTGATCTATCAATGTATATACTGTACGTACTGTATCTATGTATTATAGAGTCATTAAAGGCTCTCTGGAGGATGCTAAAACCACGAGAGAATCAGGGGAGAAACCCCCCGCCTCTCTGCATCTAACTTGGGTTGTTTGGACGTGCGAAGGTGTTGAAACTCTTTCGGGACCTCATGTACATATCAGACCTTTCTCCAGACTGCACTGACTGCTCAGAAATCATCAGAACTGTTTCTGTTTTACTGGTAGAGCAGGTTTTTAACTCGAAAATGCACACTGTCAAGACCTGCACGCCTGGCCTTTTGAGTgcaattgtattttttttaaaaccacttCTTAGGTTTATCCTAACATAGAGAACACTAGAGAGTTTTAACAGACTGCTTTTAACCTTTAGTTTTATTAGTAGAACCAGAGAACTATGACAGATGCTCAGTGTTGTTGACTTGATCATGAAATAGACCTCTTACTGTCATTGAGCCCTGAACAATTTAACCTCTGTCTCTATATCAAATGGgattaaataatatattttttgtagaTGTATATTTTACTCACCTCCTCTCCATTAACTACTGTATAGATGGTttcatattgtttaaaaaaaagcataataATTTGTCTGTATGTCAAGTTGGAATGTACTCAGTGTAGGCTATAATGTATATGTTATTGACAACTCTCAGTTGACAGATACTGTAGGAACTGATTGGACTACAGTTTACTGTCGCTGACAATAATAACATTCTAATCTGAAAGGCTACTTGTCGTCTTCTTTTCCCTGAAATGCAAAATATCTGGGTGTAGTGCTGCAATGTCTGATCCATGTCTTCAGTATAATGTAGGTAGGCTGTACATACGTCATATTATGAAAGGGTTAAGGTCATGTTTGGACACAGAAATGACCTttgattagaaaaaaaaatctatctgtcaggtttttattaataaagaaaaatacacaggCATCATGACCTAATTGTGACCTCGATTTAAATTGGAAACATTACGGTTTAGGACTACAGTATATTTCTTAGTGCCCCAGAACCTTTGGCTCATGTTGGCCGTATGTTAATAAAACAAAGCATACGTAATTCATTAACATaatcaaaaaaattaaggtcACTTAAAGGTGCTTTTAGGGACATTTGAAGTGGTCATAATGAATTTTGGCAATCCCCATGCACTGTAtcatgcaggcagtgtggtgaCAGAAgtattgtcattttaaaaagtagCACGGTACAATAAATCAATACTCCATTAAGAGAAAggccctgcattcaaaatcttacatCTTATCTTAAAGTCTTAAAAGTGAAAGTATTAATTTTGCAAAAGATATATggatatatttaaatattatcACTGATTCATTAACATGTAGGCCTGCATGTAAccagcattttaatgtttccAAAGTAGCAAGGGTGTGAGTTTCAACATATgcgtaaaacttcagttaatagCCTgtgctattatttgcttaaatcactacAATCAACCGGCCtatatatgggacaggcctttaattcctttcacacaaaactgttgctctgCAAAGATTAGGAAATTTAatcaaattgtttgtttaaaccagtatgaatattacttgtttaaaaaagcttcagataatatatcaattatgaatcattcatctgatctagctctgacagacagcacatcagagaggGAGTGAGTTATGGCACCCaacatactgacacaacaccactttatcctgttcaaacaacactcacaacttggatgaattttttatgaaaaacctttttgattcttttgatctgaggacccttatgcactaaaggaatatgaataacatACAGGATAatggaggaatggacacataatttgaagtACCTAACAACCCAGTTTTATACATGTGAagaacttttataaaaatgaactgcttggcaaccagacaggtgcctaattgagacaggcccatatttgtcaaaatgtgtagccacacctgGCTAATAAAAGGGACTGTatgtttaattgaagttttaatTCTTAAAAGGGGAATTTGGTGGTCCTCCCCTAGAAAATTTTGTGCATCATATACTTagttttctgcattctggtgaatttttatgcaccaaattatggtgtaaatgtctttcattttgtcaaaattaaagtctTTTGCTTCTTTCTTGTTTCACTGGGAAAGACAAATGCACATATAacctatatgtatatatatatatatatatatatatatgtgtgtgtgtgtgtgtgtgtgtgtatatacatatatatgataCATGTCCCCTAAGACCTCTCACCTCTTATCTAAACCTATGCAAGACAGAGTAATTAGAAGCTTGTTATACTGTGGTAGGTGAATCTATAACAATATAGATTCTATAAAGTGAAGTATTTATGAAATTGTTTTGAAAAGTAAGCTGTCAGATTAAATGTCATGTGGTAAAAAGAACCTTTCTCTGAGGCAGTTCAGAAGAAGCATGAAGTATTATTGTAACAGACTGTTCTGTATTGTTTGTCCCTCTTGCGTTGCCGTAGGGCAAAAAAGGTTTTGGGGTGACGGTCCACTGTTTTAAGCATGGTTTTAAGGGGCTCATACCTGTGTAAAAGTGTTGGGCGTGGAAAAATTAAACGGGACAGGAGACGGTGTAAGAGCTCCAACAGCAACCGCTGCCCATTCTTTTCCTTCACACCCAAAACTCTCACACAAGCACAGCCCATTAAAACCTACTGCCCTACGGCAACTCAAGAGGGTCAAGCAATATAGAACAGTCTGTTACATTATAAACTCTTGTGCTAAGTGAGTTATCTAACATCTTAAGACGTTACTGTAGGCCTACTTGTTGAATGAAATTGTGTccttaatttaaaacaaaaatacatttcccGGCGTCCTCTCGGCATCAAGCTGAGAGCAACGACCAGTCTACAGGGAATGAGCACGTGCGCCTAATTAAGCTAATTAGCACTTCCGCTGGTTGCTAACTTTGTTTGCTAACAGTTCAGGCAGAAGCTCAACGACACCGGCGTGCTGAGCAGGAGCAGAgacatgttttgctgccttcATTTACTGCCAGTCCCACTGCAGGTACAACATTCATTCAGTTGGTGTTATAGTCACATAAAAATGAGAATTTTGCCTCAAAGTTTTgcctaaaaataattttatgagAAGGTTGTGTAAGGgaagtgcatatttattttgtaacactggGTTTACACTCctcaaaacatacttttataGAAAGGCTTTTTTAACTAATTCTGTTGTGTCCAGTTTCTATCCTTATTTTATCAAatttatactttatttatttcaattatacactttgttttttctggTCTTAGCCCATGCTCAaagttttattgctgtttttatcttGATGGTGTATGCTCTTTTATTTGTCtcataaagcactttgtaactgttttgaaaagtgctatacaaaaataaagtaaagtaaaattacttatttatttaattgggtGGTAAATAGACTGGGGATTGTTGTATATTGgttgtaaataaatttgggaatttgttgaaataatatgaggtaaaagaagaaatgtaagaaagggCAAGGGACAAaagttttacttctacctaCTCCTTTTCGGACACTTacctttgtcttgtttgttattctttttttcttttttctttttgtaagttttatgacattttagattACAAAATTGGTGAAATTAACCCACCATTATGGGTGAAAAATAGACAACATAGTTTCTTATAAGCTAGTCATAAAATATTGacattaaaattacatttctgTATGCTATTTAGTTTTAAATTACTCCTCTATGCTATATTTGAGTGCTGAAGATATTATCTTGATGCTTAGGGAAATGAGGAATGTCGTCTACTGCATTTTTAGTCAGTGTTGCTTTTTAAAACTCTCAGTAAACGTCCTAATCATTTATGAAATGTTAATATTAGCAATGTAGGAATAATTAGCCTTATTTTTTGCAGTCAGTGCTTTACAATAGTACTTAAGCTTCACTGTGAAAATTGAATCTTTCCTCAGATCTGCTTGGGAATGTGCCTGCACCAGGATATCACAGAAGAGGGTAAAAAGGCTAAACTCCAGAGCTCTAAAATAGAGCAAGACCTTTGTGAACAGGCCAAGACTGAGACGAACGTGGTGAAAATCCTCATGCTTGGTAAGTTTAAAGGCACTGACATGTCTGTAGTTTCAGGTTTCACTGAAGTGATTTTAAAGTGAAGCATCtctcttgtttgtgtgtgccagGGGCTGCAGAGAGTGGAAAGAGCACCCTGATCAAACAGataaagataatccacagtcACGGCTTCTCCAAACAAGAGCTCAGTAGTTTCAAGGTATTGGACTGCAGCGAAACAAATGGaggatttattttaatgacCTGAAATATTAAAGTTATGAGTCAATGGGACAAAAGGTTGACTGCCATTCCCTCTGCAGCCTGCAGTACTAGACAACCTGCTGACCTCTATGAAGTTTGTTCTCCGAGGAATGGGGATGCTGAGGATTAACCTCGCTAACAAGAAGAACAAGGTGAGAAGGGATGATGCGCTTTTAGATTAGGTTTCATTAAATCTGCTTTGT from Epinephelus lanceolatus isolate andai-2023 chromosome 18, ASM4190304v1, whole genome shotgun sequence harbors:
- the LOC117269046 gene encoding ethanolamine-phosphate cytidylyltransferase-like isoform X2, which gives rise to MIKNGHHHHQVNTAAGKDAGTTPGAAACSPEKRRRRIRVWCDGCYDMVHYGHSNQLRQAKAMGDYLIVGVHTDSEIAKHKGPPVFTQAERYKMVRAIKWVDEVVEGAPYVTTLQTLDKYNCDFCVHGDDITLTVDGKDTYEEVKKSGRYRECKRTQGVSTTDLVGRMLLMTKAHHSNIDSSDYQQHTDNFGKKGHSPWTGVSQFLQTSQKIIQFASGQEPQPGDTIIYVAGAFDLFHIGHVDFLEAVHKLAEKPYIIVGLHFDQEVNRYKGKNYPIMNVHERTLSVLACRYVSEVVIGAPFAVTKDLLDHFKVDLVCHGKTEIYPDKDGSDPYAEPRRKGILRTVDSGNSLTTDAIVQRIIKNRLLFEARNQKKEAKEIAVIQAMKRQEEEKTKERAQAVL
- the LOC117269046 gene encoding ethanolamine-phosphate cytidylyltransferase-like isoform X1, which encodes MIKNGHHHHQVNTAAGKDAGTTPGAAACSPEKRRRRIRVWCDGCYDMVHYGHSNQLRQAKAMGDYLIVGVHTDSEIAKHKGPPVFTQAERYKMVRAIKWVDEVVEGAPYVTTLQTLDKYNCDFCVHGDDITLTVDGKDTYEEVKKSGRYRECKRTQGVSTTDLVGRMLLMTKAHHSNIDSSDYQQHTDNFGKGSHGQKGHSPWTGVSQFLQTSQKIIQFASGQEPQPGDTIIYVAGAFDLFHIGHVDFLEAVHKLAEKPYIIVGLHFDQEVNRYKGKNYPIMNVHERTLSVLACRYVSEVVIGAPFAVTKDLLDHFKVDLVCHGKTEIYPDKDGSDPYAEPRRKGILRTVDSGNSLTTDAIVQRIIKNRLLFEARNQKKEAKEIAVIQAMKRQEEEKTKERAQAVL